AAGCTCGCAGGTAGCTTCACTTATGTAGATACGCAAAGAtagaagagagagatgaaggTTTGATGAGCACCATCCATTGATGGCCTTTACGACCTCAAAAGAGGAGCCAAATGAGAGAGACGTCTCTTTTAGTGTTTATAGACCATATAAAGTGGGACGTTGTAGAGGGTATCTTCGAAAGCATATGCTTCAAACCATTAACTTAGCTGACCTGAGACTccattattattactttttcacTTTATGTTTTCTTGcttgtttttaagaaaaaattagatttaGTATTGACGTGAGTAACATGGGCTGCTCGCCACGAAGGTAGAAAGAAAGTGAGGTCCTCTTTACCTCATTGTTTCTCATTGCACTACCTTCCCACTGTTCGATCTATCATTTTTACGAGGTTaccaaaactggaaaaaaaaaaagactggttctggaaaaaaaaaagactggttcaccttttttattttgttacttaAATTTACTTTGGGAATTTAGGTTACGTTGGTAGGTTCTCCACCGAACACAATGTTCCCATTTACGAAAACTCCCTCAAATTGTTTTCTACAACCAATGAGCAAGTTGCTTTCCACTGTTATCTTGAATTCATATTTGCAAACTGTTATAATCCTTGCTGCTGATGGCAACACAAGTTTTGTTGGACAAgtcaatatataatttgatttattttttgttatgtgAAGGCAACGCAAACCAATCCAAACTTTGGGTTTGCAAAACGCTTCTCAACGAATCTTACTGAAAACAGGTTCTAATATGTATTCAGACTGTACTAACTACTAAGGCACTTTTACGACATATGTGAAAATgggatttagagttttaggAAGTTGATGTGTGTTGGTTACTATTGCTTCAACTGAGTGGCTGTAGTTTAGTGGTGAGAATTCCACGTTGTGGCCGTGGAGACCTGGGCTCGAATCCCAGCAGCCacatagttataatttttatattttacttaaatGGGCCTGTAATTGGTTTTCGGCTAAAAGTTACTGGCTCTTGTGGACCTAATATATCTTTTACTAGACGATTATTTCTTTCGGAGGGAGAGTGTAACTGACAGCCAGGAGGAATATGTAATTTTGACTTTTGATATAATACTTAACtaaataattagataaaaaaaaagattttgctGCCAGAAAATAATGGATTGTATCTTTAAATTTTGTTGCCAACGATTTTATCTTTAAACTGATCCGTCATGTTGCTCGTTGggattataataattttttttattgtttactaaGTTGTTGCCAATTGTATTATTAGATAAATCCgttaaatatatagataatatACAACCACGTCAGCAAATTATAGAATTATATCATCAATCAATTACTTCAAATAATCCCACGATAAAATTCCTTCATTTCACCCTTAACTTAATCCTATTCAAAGATAAGATAAAAACGTAAAAAGGGAAAACGTAATATTCATTACAAATATTAAGGGATTCGATCCAGTAAACACAGCAGTTTCAGTAGAATTATTTAATAGCATTAAATCTATTCAAATAAAATGAAGAACGTGATGGATTAcattaatttaaaagaaaaaaaaaactgaatcatCAGCGAGAAAGCATCTTTATTCGGTAGAGTCAATAtcgaaaattacaaaattatggAAACAGATAATCATATAAGATCGTGACCATAAAGAAATGGATTAACATTCAGATCAAAACATTAAATACAAATACTTATCCCAAAGTATAAAAAATAATCTCTTTCGTAACGGattaaccccccccccccccccccccccccttgtatatatatatacgtcaCGTCTCATTCACTGCTCATATCaaaaacactctctttaccACTTTCTTCTTTACATCGCTGATCTTTGAGTTTCTCTTATACGATGGAGTTGGATCTTACACCGAAGTTGCCAAAGAAAGTGTACGGAGGAGATGGAGGATCGTACTTCGCGTGGTGCCCGGAGGACCTTCCGATGCTGAAAGAGGGTAACATTGGAGCAGCGAAGCTCGCTCTTGAGCAGCATGGTTTCGCTGTTCCTCGTTACTCTGACTCTCCCAAAGTCGCCTACGTCCTTCAAGGTTCGTCTTCCCTTCAAAAAGTTGTTGACTTTATCCTGATTGATTCATATCCTGCTCGGATCCATGCTTGATCTTTCTTGTTTCTTCCAAAGTTGTAAACTTTATGAATCTGATAGGATTGAAAAGTATGATCACGCAAAAAAGTTGTTATCTTTATGAATCTGATCACCTGACGTGTAAGTTATCGAAAGGTTGTGACTTTACGCTTGTTGACTCTGTTTTCAGGATCTGGAACGGCGGGGATTGTACTCCCTGAGAAGGAGGAGAAGGTGATTGCTATCAAAGAAGGAGACTCCATTGCTCTCCCCTTTGGTGTGGTGACATGGTGGTTTAATAGCCAGGAGACTGATCTTGTTATCCTCTTCCTTGGTGAGACCCACAAGGCTCACAAGAGAGGACAGTTCACTGACTTTTACCTCACCGGCTCTAACGGAATCTTCACCGGTTTCACCCCTGAGTTTGTCGGCAGAGCGTGGGATTTGGATGAGGGGACGGTCAAGAAGCTTGTTGGCTCTCAAACCGGTAAGGGCATTGTGAAGCTTGACGCTGGTTTCAAGATGCCGATGCCCAAGAGTGAGGATCGTGAAGGGTTTGTGTTGAATTGTTTGGAAGCTCCTCTTGATGTTGACATCAAGGACGGTGGGAGAGTTGTTGTCTTGAACACTAAGAATCTTCCTCTTGTTGGGGAGGTTGGGTTTGGTGCTGATCTTGTTAGGATCGATGCGCATTCAATGTGTTCGCCAGGCTTCTCTTGTGACTCGGCTCTTCAGGTGACTTACATTGTTGCCGGGAGTGGGAGAGTGCAGGTCGTTGGCGCTGATGGGAAGAGAGTTCTTGAGACTCACATCAAGGCTGGTTCTCTCTTTATTGTTCCGAGGTTCTTTGTGGTTTCGAAGATTGCTGATCCGGAGGGCATGTCTTGGTTCTCCATTGTGACTACTCCCGAGTAAGAATCCTATATGCCTTTTCTCTTGAGTCATTCAAATGAAAGAAACTAaagttgtgtgtgtgtgtgtgtgtgtttgttgtAGTCCGATCTTCACGCATTTGGCTGGGAGGACATCTGTTTGGAAGGCATTGTCTCCAGAGGTTCTGCAGGCGGCGTTTAAGGTTGATCCGGAGGTGGAGCAGTCTTTCCGTTCAAAGAGAACTTCGGACGCCATTTTCTTCCCTCCTTCCAACTGAAGAAGGCGAGGAGATGAGAACAAGAACCAGCTTTGTCGTTAATCGttgctttttttcctttttttttctctttgcttGTGATCCACGGAAGTACTTAGGGTTTCTTCTCTTGTGTTTTATCCTGGACCGGTTCTTGTTCTCTTTGTTGGTCTTTACGCTTTGTTATTGAAATAAAACACTATCTAAGGTTTTCTACATTTGAAAACTATtaacattactattttataGATCTTTCTCGAATACATATTTTGACACGAAGCTGGCTTATGAGGCCGAACACAACACACAATTCACCAAGCGTTACCAAATATTTCCCctgaacattttttttctcttttccaaATGTTCTGCGGCAGGGCTTCTTTTTTTCAGTTAAATCTTTCTTATAACTTAGATTTTCTAATTGCATCATAACGTAGTCTGGAaagtaaacaaaagaaaagtataTGTTTATTTGGCCTAGAACTTGTTATCAGTTTGCATAATTCATTCATTATACGGTGTTATTGATCAAACCATGACAcaatgaagtatatatatatttttttatcaaaatgaaatatattattacataCGATTTTGTGATGTTAACATTAACTCATTATTTTCATAAAGTAGTTGAAACTTCAACAAGAAAGAGGAGGTATACCACAAGCCGAGAAGGCTTTATGAGCATTTTTGGATTTAATATACTGACCATAACCTGGATCATTTACGTAACCACATAGACACGGCTCTTCTTTTTTCAGCATTGCGCAACACTCTGTTGACGGCTTACTTCCGGTTTTTACAGCTGGGCTGCATGGGCTAAGTTCTTTCGGATTGCATGACAGTACTTTCTCATCTTCCATGGCTGCATTGGTGAGAGCCAGAGACAACACAAGGACTATCAGAAATGCCATGCATATTGCTCCTGTGAACTTCATGTTCTATAACCTTATTGACTCTTTTCAAACTAGATCTAGttaatttcttgaaaaatgtTTGCTTCATGATTCGAGGTGTTGATGGTCGAGTTATTAAATAGGTATTAGACTAGAgggaaatctgtttttttagagcaaaaaaaaggtaactatgtctctttagactaatctatacTACTTTACGTCctattagactaattttttccaaaatggcagtaatgcccttaaaattgtaatttttttaaaagatctaTATTGATCGATCCCGATCattattcagaacaaaaaaaaacgcgaaatatatactgatcgacctggtccatttcactcgatcggcgaaggtcgatttacacagatcgaccgatctgtaagaatagatcgatcgatcccgtgccgaggaaagaatcccaaatcgattgttttggttttgtatgattatattcggattgattcccacttgatttgaaccgaccaagcatgatttcaactctttaaactcgatttctctgggatgcaagtgaatattctcaaatattctcaaatatttgaatttctaaaaataggaatttgaatttctaaaaataggacACGCCTCTTCAAGAATGTTCCATCGACAACAACCAGTAGTACccctttgaatttgaatttctaaaaataggatatttttctctgggatgaaagtgaatattctcaaatcgatttgtcgcttttttgttccttttttggtttttttttaaatcgatttttttttaaaatataaaagtgaatattttcaaatattttgtttccatatttttaggaactgatttcttatccgtagaatacaactaatatgtagaaatcagtttctacagttttttagaattatagtaatgtttagaatttgatttctacatattttagatttatagtaaatctgtagaagtcggtttccacatgttttagaattagattaatgtgtagattttgatttctaagaattttagaatggtaggttaagcgcggaatgtgtattctacatatttgtagaatactcctatttacgtagatcacgtattctaaacattgtagatttaacgaaaaaagtagatttcgttttctacttcgtagaatgtcatttctactttttttagaacataatctgaaatttataattttaacttttttataattggaaaatataccattaagttcatatacgtattttaacaaatgttactattttttcaaattttttttgtttgtaaaactatttattaaaattattttcataaatattaaagggtattataggaaaatatgacacaaaatatagattagtttttttattgGTAACAAAGAATAGGCTAGCTTTTTATCCAAGTGTACTTTgtcatttataatttaaatctcGAAGcatttattttgataattataagatattgacatatgtatacaagTATTTATATTATGTCACGCTTTGTTCCCTCTGTTTTCCCCTCTGTTTTTCCCTTTGCTTGTGAATTGTGATCCACGGAAGTATTCATAATCTAGGACTTTTAGGGTTTGCttctctttctgttttttttttttttaatcctggACTGGTTCTTGTTCTCTATGTTGGTTTTCAGGCTTTGTTATTgaaataaaacatttgaaaacatattttcattattttgtaagtcttctcgaATTATACCATTCTTTTAGATAAAGATGGATCAACGGTCCGAACACAAACACACAATTCCGGGCGTCTCTTAGTATTTATTTAGCTGTTTTAAATTAAATCTTAACATGTCTTTCTTATAACTTAGATAGTCTAATTGCATCTGTGCTTGTTTTTTTGACGAAAAAAGTATACGTACTTGTTATGAGTTAGCATAATTCATTATAAGGTTACTGAATCAAATACTATATTTGATTACTGAATCAGGTTAAACCAGAACATGAACAATATTATTACATACGATTTGATAAtgttaaaacattatataattattttataaatttttcgtAACTTCAACATTTAGGATAAGGTACACCACAAGTTGATAAGACCATGTGTGCATATTTGGATTTAACATACTGACCAAATCTTGGATCTTTTATGTAACCACATAGACACGATTGTTGTTTTTTCAGTACTCCGCAACATTCTGTTGTCGGTTTACTTCCAGTTTGAACTGCTGGGATGCATGGTTTAAGTTCTCCGGGGACGCATACCCCATTTGTCCCCTCTTCCACGACTGCATTGGTCCGAGCCAAAGACGAGACAAAAAGGATCACAAATGCTATGCATATTGCTCCTGTGAACTTCATGATTTTATAATCTTAGTGATTTCTTTCAAACTAGATctagttattttttttgttttgaaaatgtttGCGATGATGATATTGAGGTGTTAATGGTAAAGCTATTATATAGGTGGAGACTAGAGTAAAGTTTGCAACAATAAGCTGACTTTTTAGGTAGTgtattttgtctttttaattaaatcttgaagcaTTTATTATGATAATTATAAGAtattgacatatgtatacaagTATTCATATTATGTTACACTTTAGCAATCTATTAAAAGAAAactacataattaaaaatatccaaatttgcaagcaattatatatattaattgataataTTTAACTGAGGTGAAAGTGTAATGTAATAAtctataataaaactaaaatcatCAATGCACATGTATATTAGATTTGAGCAATATATAAATCTGatctgaaaattaattattatctttgatgtactttaaaatatatttttttgggaaAAGTGAAACCAACCAAAGAAAAAGAATCTGTACTTATTATGATTTTGTTCACAATTAATgtcaatattttgtaaatataaactTTAATACTGTATATAGTTGGACGAGGACTCTTTTTATACTATAAAACAGAATTTAATTGATAATTTTGAGAGTGACatgtatctttaaaaaaaaataaacaatttttatatcttatttttgaaaaaaatatattttaaaatgaaatgaaTACATCTGATTTTATTTCCCACTATCTCTAATCTCTATAACTGCTCAAATTCTCACTATCTCAACGATTTTATGAAACTACTTAAATAACCATAAGTTTTTACTCTTCGCAATAACCAACACTACtctattcttttttctttcgaCACTACTCTGCTCTACTATCCTAATAAAACACCAAATGTCTATAATTTTGAGGGTTCATTTGGTGAATCATTGTGtcaatttcattaatatttaggTTAATGGGAACATTGTGTAAGTATTGTCTACAGTTCTCTTATATTGAATTgtgattaaatatttatatattagtttaacACTTTTTCGAAATTCACAGACAAAACCAATGAAGATTACGATGAATACTGTGAACACCATCAACATTTATTGGAGTCTATACATTGTTTTCGAACAGGTTTCTTTTTGTTGCTTATTTTGTTGGATCTGTAATCCATCTCAAGCAATTTTGTATATGAATCtctttgtatatttacttaatttaatttttcaattttttaacaGAAGGGGTCAAAGCTGTGAGTAGGAGAAGGAAATCAAAATTGTTGTTTGTGGTTTTGAGTAGAAGTTTATCAAAGGTAGAAAGAGCTTCCTCAGGGACTTCCTCGAATGATAcaatttttagataaaaatgggtcaacaTGCCGAGCACAAACACACAATTCACAGCGTTACCAAATATTTCCCTTaacctttttttctttccttttctaaaaCGGCCATGTGAACTCTGGGTCTGCGGCAGTGGCAGCtcatatgagttttttttttgtaaagactCATGGATTAgttttgttatataaaattgaaaattagcATGTGTTTCTTATAACTTTGATTTCTAATTGCATCTTAAGTTGTTTggaaagtaaaacaaaaacaaaacgacGAAAAGTGTCTATAATTATTATGAGATTTAATTTCTTACTAGGTTAAGATTCGTGCCTTGCGCGGATGGAGTGATTATTACTTGggttcatataaaatattatgaatcTATTCAGTTGCATAATTGATAATTCCTTTTTGTcataatcccttatatattgtgtgtaattttggaaaaaaaagacCAACTGCATTATTATGATGTAACAAAAAAATGGCCAATTTGTACGTATAGCCACCTAAAATTTATGAATGATGTGCTACGAAAAGTATCAAATAATGATAAAAGCACGAAGCCATAACTTTATTGAATGATGTGATTTTAGGCtgctggttttttttttgcttaaggtAGTTGTGAGACTTTTGAAATGGATATCTCTAAGGCCACCATTAACCGGGGTAAGCGCTTACCCGGTGCttaaccttttaaaaa
This region of Brassica napus cultivar Da-Ae chromosome C5, Da-Ae, whole genome shotgun sequence genomic DNA includes:
- the LOC106416021 gene encoding glutelin type-B 5, with product MELDLTPKLPKKVYGGDGGSYFAWCPEDLPMLKEGNIGAAKLALEQHGFAVPRYSDSPKVAYVLQGSGTAGIVLPEKEEKVIAIKEGDSIALPFGVVTWWFNSQETDLVILFLGETHKAHKRGQFTDFYLTGSNGIFTGFTPEFVGRAWDLDEGTVKKLVGSQTGKGIVKLDAGFKMPMPKSEDREGFVLNCLEAPLDVDIKDGGRVVVLNTKNLPLVGEVGFGADLVRIDAHSMCSPGFSCDSALQVTYIVAGSGRVQVVGADGKRVLETHIKAGSLFIVPRFFVVSKIADPEGMSWFSIVTTPDPIFTHLAGRTSVWKALSPEVLQAAFKVDPEVEQSFRSKRTSDAIFFPPSN